In Macadamia integrifolia cultivar HAES 741 chromosome 1, SCU_Mint_v3, whole genome shotgun sequence, a single window of DNA contains:
- the LOC122073876 gene encoding membrane steroid-binding protein 2-like, translating into MEPLSPPTELGEITVEELKAYDGSNPKKPLLIAIKGQIYDVSQSRKFYGPSGPYALFGGKDASRALATLSFEEKNFTGDISGLSSLELENLQDWENKFMNKYAMVGTIKKTEVVADHGSVARPVKVVSSMVQQEEEEHQIKGCFCCWRC; encoded by the coding sequence ATGGAGCCATTGTCACCTCCTACTGAGCTTGGAGAGATTACAGTAGAGGAGCTGAAGGCCTACGATGGATCGAACCCGAAGAAGCCATTGTTGATTGCAATCAAAGGACAGATCTATGATGTATCACAAAGCAGGAAGTTTTATGGACCGAGTGGACCTTATGCTTTGTTCGGTGGTAAGGATGCTAGTAGAGCTTTGGCAACACTGTCTTTTGAGGAGAAAAACTTCACTGGTGATATCTCAGGTCTTAGCTCATTAGAACTTGAGAACTTACAGGATTGGGAAAATAAGTTTATGAACAAATATGCTATGGTTGGAACAATTAAGAAAACTGAGGTAGTGGCAGATCATGGATCAGTTGCTCGTCCTGTAAAGGTGGTGTCATCTATGGTTCAACAGGAAGAGGAGGAGCACCAAATTAAAGGATGTTTCTGTTGCTGGAGatgctga